A region from the Chlorocebus sabaeus isolate Y175 chromosome 27, mChlSab1.0.hap1, whole genome shotgun sequence genome encodes:
- the ATP5ME gene encoding ATP synthase subunit e, mitochondrial, whose protein sequence is MVPPVQVSPLIKLGRYSALFLGMVYGATRYSYLKPRAEEERRIEAEEKKRQDELKRIARELAEAQDDSILK, encoded by the exons ATGGTGCCGCCGGTGCAGGTCTCTCCGCTCATCAAG CTCGGCCGCTACTCCGCCCTGTTCCTCGGTATGGTCTACGGAGCCACGCGCTACA GTTACCTAAAACCTCgggcagaagaggagaggaggataGAAGCAGAGGAGAAGAAGAGGCAGGATGAACTGAAACGGATTGCCAGAGAATTGGCAGAAG CCCAAGATGACAGCATATTAAAGTGA